A part of Halobacillus shinanisalinarum genomic DNA contains:
- the cydC gene encoding thiol reductant ABC exporter subunit CydC, which produces MKDLAIVMKLVIREKRDILLSILFGFLAGITAVGLFGASGYLVSKAALTPPLYTLIVVVSIVKLLGFVRAISRYAERYFSHRATFTILSHLRVSFYEKLEPLVPSIFQKYRSGDLLARIVGDVESLQNFFLRVFYPPIVLVIVFLSTIVFTVFYSVSIALVLLGGLLITGFVVPYLFALRQRSIDAQVREERGSLSTESTELLYGFRDLKIYQKLVEKEAQLKRSSGHYIQEQEKEGIHASFSHAMNTMVSLIVSWIVLALGVYLVTEGQLDGIFLAMLVMISLTVFENTTPMAVFPLHLEDSRRASNRLFSVVRNHDGVAKQTSSIQLQGGEAYSIDMQDVNFTFPREARPALENVNLQLPAGSKTAIVGPSGSGKSTLLQLLLKVQTVDSGEIRIGETPLASVEQESLWQNTNVILQENHFFYGTIKENLLIARDDLVDEQLEAALAKVDLDHFNLSDPVLEKGANLSGGEKQRLAMVRAMLKAERLWILDEPTSSVDALTETAIYRHLFEQAKEETLILVSHRLTGLEKMDKIVVIENGNIMEEGTFDELMEKRGYFYEMKQIEKSVFM; this is translated from the coding sequence ATGAAGGATTTAGCTATTGTGATGAAACTTGTAATTAGAGAGAAAAGAGACATTCTTCTGTCTATCCTGTTCGGTTTTCTGGCAGGAATCACAGCTGTCGGCTTGTTTGGGGCTAGTGGCTATTTAGTGTCAAAAGCAGCCCTCACTCCGCCGCTGTACACTCTTATTGTTGTCGTATCTATCGTCAAATTGCTGGGGTTCGTAAGGGCAATCAGTCGTTATGCCGAACGCTATTTCTCCCACCGGGCTACGTTCACAATTTTAAGCCATTTGCGTGTTTCTTTTTATGAAAAATTGGAGCCGCTAGTGCCAAGCATTTTTCAAAAGTATCGAAGCGGGGATTTGCTTGCCAGAATCGTAGGAGATGTAGAGAGTCTGCAAAACTTCTTTCTACGCGTGTTTTACCCGCCGATCGTGCTCGTGATCGTCTTCCTAAGTACGATCGTATTTACCGTTTTTTATTCTGTTTCTATCGCGCTCGTTCTCCTTGGCGGGCTACTGATTACAGGGTTTGTTGTGCCATATTTATTTGCTCTTAGGCAGAGGAGCATAGACGCGCAAGTTCGTGAAGAACGCGGAAGCTTATCAACGGAATCGACAGAGCTCTTGTATGGTTTTAGGGACTTGAAAATTTATCAAAAACTTGTGGAGAAAGAGGCACAGTTAAAGCGATCTTCAGGTCATTACATTCAGGAGCAGGAAAAAGAGGGGATTCACGCCTCGTTTAGTCATGCAATGAATACAATGGTGTCGTTAATTGTATCCTGGATTGTACTGGCCCTGGGCGTTTACCTCGTCACAGAAGGACAATTGGATGGCATTTTCCTCGCGATGCTCGTAATGATTTCATTAACCGTTTTTGAAAATACGACGCCAATGGCTGTATTTCCGCTTCACTTAGAAGATAGCCGCCGTGCATCGAATCGCCTTTTCTCAGTTGTTCGGAATCATGATGGAGTCGCTAAACAGACAAGTTCTATTCAGCTTCAAGGGGGAGAAGCTTATTCCATTGATATGCAGGATGTGAACTTCACGTTTCCTAGGGAAGCAAGACCAGCCCTGGAAAATGTGAATTTGCAATTGCCTGCAGGGTCAAAAACGGCGATCGTCGGTCCTAGTGGGTCCGGCAAATCAACGTTGCTGCAGCTTTTGTTAAAAGTACAGACAGTCGATTCCGGTGAGATCAGGATAGGGGAAACACCTCTTGCATCGGTTGAACAAGAAAGCCTTTGGCAAAACACGAATGTTATCTTGCAAGAGAACCATTTTTTCTACGGTACGATTAAAGAAAACTTGTTGATTGCGCGAGACGATTTGGTAGACGAACAGTTAGAGGCAGCTCTTGCTAAAGTGGATTTAGATCACTTTAATTTATCAGATCCTGTGTTGGAAAAAGGTGCGAATCTCTCTGGCGGGGAGAAACAGCGCTTAGCTATGGTACGGGCAATGCTCAAGGCAGAGCGTTTGTGGATCTTAGATGAACCAACTTCCTCTGTTGATGCACTGACAGAAACAGCGATTTATCGGCATTTATTTGAGCAAGCCAAGGAAGAAACGCTTATCCTTGTCAGCCATCGTCTCACAGGTCTTGAAAAAATGGATAAGATTGTTGTCATCGAGAATGGGAATATTATGGAAGAGGGGACTTTTGACGAGTTGATGGAAAAGCGGGGGTACTTTTATGAGATGAAGCAGATTGAGAAGAGTGTTTTTATGTAG